A DNA window from Ictalurus punctatus breed USDA103 chromosome 11, Coco_2.0, whole genome shotgun sequence contains the following coding sequences:
- the LOC108271528 gene encoding potassium voltage-gated channel subfamily A member 2, translated as MTVATGDPSDEAAAHPGHPQDYDAEGEQECCERVVINISGLRFETQLKTLSQFPETLLGDPKKRMRYFDPLRNEYFFDRNRPSFDAILYYYQSGGRLRRPVNVTLDIFSEEIRFYELGEEAIEMFREDEGFIKEEERPLPDNEFQKQVWLLFEYPESSGPARIIAIISVMVILISIVSFCLETLPIFRSDEEDMQKVNKHNSNSTTSHVSTSFTDPFFILETLCIIWFSFEFLVRFFACPSKANFFVNIMNMIDVVAIIPYFITLGTELAEKAEDGQQGQQAMSLAILRVIRLVRVFRIFKLSRHSKGLQILGQTLKASMRELGLLIFFLFIGVILFSSAVYFAEADEPESQFYSIPDAFWWAVVSMTTVGYGDMVPTTIGGKIVGSLCAIAGVLTIALPVPVIVSNFNYFYHRETEGEEQAQYLQVNTPKADSQEELKRSQSGSTISKSDYMEIQEELNNSNEDFQGEDLKKGNCTLANTNYVNIKKMLTDV; from the coding sequence ATGACAGTGGCAACAGGAGATCCCTCAGATGAGGCAGCAGCACACCCAGGCCACCCTCAGGACTATGATGCTGAGGGAGAACAGGAATGCTGTGAAAGAGTTGTCATCAACATTTCAGGCCTACGATTTGAGACACAACTCAAGACCCTCTCACAATTTCCTGAGACATTGCTTGGTGATCCAAAAAAGCGGATGAGATACTTTGACCCTTTAAGGAATGAGTATTTCTTTGATAGAAACCGGCCAAGCTTTGATGCCATCCTCTACTACTACCAGTCTGGAGGAAGGTTACGGCGCCCTGTAAATGTGACTCTGGATATATTTTCAGAAGAAATTCGGTTTTATGAGCTTGGAGAGGAGGCTATTGAGATGTTCAGGGAGGATGAAGGGTTCATAAAGGAAGAAGAGAGGCCGTTGCCTGATAATGAATTTCAGAAGCAGGTCTGGTTGCTGTTTGAGTATCCAGAAAGTTCAGGACCAGCAAGGATTATAGCAATCATATCTGTCATGGTGATTCTTATTTCTATCGTCAGCTTCTGTCTGGAGACTCTGCCTATATTCCGTAGTGATGAAGAGGACATGCAGAAAGTCAACAAACATAATAGTAACTCCACCACAAGTCATGTGtccacctccttcactgacccTTTCTTCATACTGGAGACACTCTGCATTATTTGGTTCTCTTTTGAGTTCCTGGTTCGGTTCTTCGCCTGTCCCAGTAAAGCCAACTTCTTTGTGAACATAATGAATATGATTGATGTGGTGGCTATTATACCCTACTTCATTACACTAGGAACAGAACTGGCAGAGAAAGCAGAGGACGGCCAGCAAGGGCAGCAGGCCATGTCTTTAGCCATCTTGCGAGTCATCCGACTAGTGAGGGTCTTCAGGATCTTCAAGCTCTCACGTCATTCCAAGGGACTCCAGATTCTGGGGCAAACTCTGAAGGCCAGCATGAGAGAACTTGGGTTACttatcttcttcctcttcattgGAGTCATCCTCTTCTCCAGCGCCGTCTACTTTGCTGAAGCAGATGAACCTGAGTCCCAGTTCTACAGTATCCCAGATGCCTTCTGGTGGGCTGTGGTTTCTATGACGACTGTTGGCTATGGAGATATGGTACCCACTACCATTGGTGGCAAGATTGTTGGGTCTCTTTGTGCCATTGCTGGAGTGCTGACCATTGCCTTGCCAGTGCCTGTTATTGTCTCAAATTTCAACTACTTCTACCACCGTGAAACAGAGGGTGAGGAGCAAGCCCAATATCTGCAGGTTAACACTCCCAAAGCTGATTCCCAGGAAGAGTTGAAACGAAGTCAAAGTGGTTCTACCATCAGCAAATCTGACTATATGGAGATCCAAGAAGAACTGAACAACAGTAACGAGGACTTCCAGGGGGAGGACCTCAAAAAAGGCAATTGCACTTTGGCCAACACAAACTATGTGAATATCAAAAAAATGCTGACTGATGTATAA